A stretch of Candidatus Methylarchaceae archaeon HK02M2 DNA encodes these proteins:
- a CDS encoding LysE family translocator, with translation MEVLNFIVTIILVTASGALAPGPLFFATVSHGAESGAKSGLLFSVSHTLVEFTLVILLALGLLTIASEQTVKLIIGVLGGIVLIAFGTVQIRDSLTSKFKENKPSRANYRNLLLIGLAFTSLNPFFIIWWLTVGAQLIIISLEFASFAGVVFMYLCHVWMDYVWLIAVAHFAKMGTDVVGFKWYKIILALFGGVLIYFGLNFIISSIG, from the coding sequence ATGGAAGTACTTAACTTCATAGTCACCATTATTCTTGTAACGGCCTCGGGAGCTTTGGCCCCAGGTCCTTTATTTTTTGCTACTGTCTCCCATGGTGCGGAATCGGGAGCTAAGAGCGGCCTATTGTTCTCAGTGTCTCACACTCTAGTTGAGTTTACTCTGGTGATTCTTTTAGCTTTAGGACTTTTAACAATTGCCAGCGAGCAGACAGTTAAGTTGATTATTGGAGTTTTAGGAGGCATAGTTCTGATCGCATTTGGCACAGTACAAATCCGAGACTCACTTACCTCAAAATTTAAGGAAAATAAACCAAGTAGAGCTAATTATCGCAATCTTCTTCTAATTGGCTTGGCGTTTACTAGTTTGAATCCTTTCTTTATTATTTGGTGGCTGACTGTCGGGGCACAGCTTATCATCATTTCCCTCGAATTCGCATCTTTTGCTGGTGTTGTCTTTATGTATCTTTGTCATGTGTGGATGGACTACGTATGGCTTATTGCCGTTGCCCATTTCGCAAAGATGGGGACCGATGTGGTAGGATTTAAATGGTATAAGATAATTTTAGCTTTATTCGGAGGAGTCCTAATATATTTTGGACTCAATTTTATCATCAGCTCCATTGGCTGA
- a CDS encoding 50S ribosome-binding GTPase, producing MAYTVALIGNPNVGKSVIFNNLVPGAKQHVGNWPGKTVEKKEGKCFHKGVELKIVDLPGTYSLTSRVIDELIARNYIVEENPDVLVDIVDASNIERNLYLTLLLLELEANLVVALNMVDIAKDKGYTIDVKKLSEQLGVTIVPTVATTKEGMEELKDEIIKAVERKDLVKTKITYGDKIEDLIHSIIEIIKKDKPLAQKYPLRWLAIKLLEKDEDVLEKIKNSRYYHELMEMIY from the coding sequence ATGGCTTACACAGTGGCTCTGATCGGGAACCCAAACGTAGGCAAATCCGTGATCTTCAATAACTTGGTACCTGGCGCAAAGCAGCACGTAGGAAACTGGCCAGGAAAGACTGTAGAAAAGAAAGAAGGTAAATGTTTTCATAAAGGGGTTGAATTGAAGATCGTCGATCTGCCTGGTACTTATAGTCTCACTTCCCGAGTTATTGATGAACTCATAGCAAGAAACTACATCGTAGAGGAGAATCCGGACGTGCTGGTTGATATAGTCGATGCATCAAACATCGAGAGGAACCTTTACCTTACACTTTTGTTGCTTGAGCTCGAAGCAAACTTAGTTGTCGCTTTGAACATGGTGGATATTGCTAAAGATAAAGGTTACACGATCGATGTAAAGAAACTTTCAGAACAACTCGGCGTGACGATTGTTCCAACAGTAGCGACTACAAAGGAAGGTATGGAAGAACTCAAGGATGAAATCATCAAAGCTGTGGAAAGAAAAGATTTGGTAAAGACCAAGATAACTTATGGGGATAAGATCGAAGATTTGATACACTCTATCATAGAGATCATAAAGAAGGATAAGCCCTTGGCACAGAAATATCCACTTAGGTGGTTGGCAATCAAGCTCTTAGAGAAGGATGAAGACGTTCTTGAAAAGATCAAGAATAGCAGATACTACCATGAACTTATGGAGATGATATATTGA
- a CDS encoding DUF1512 domain-containing protein, translated as MQQIPGLGDSSFLGLLIFWIPFIIIMLYGQRIQMWITLGEISRSLNKLKLMKDKSRKEAIEYVTTISESKENLSGKIDQFLEYFTIQPISLDPAGIVNKLEHIINVKDDRMKAEIKQLVSTASDVQTSNIANVIEVASALNYFYKAVRHFYLLGKKTMSYIWVVQLQMILPTILEESNALMKAINAFKESQPIGDGIGAMAVGKMMIEKEKKTIAKETIMSESDYQGRQLYLIKAQGPGGNVGQPGDAIARMINEMGVKIDAIIMIDAALKLEGEKTGEIAEGVGAAIGGIGVERFKIEEVASKFKIPLYAIVIKQSIIDAISVMKKEIAETTEKVIEIIKRTIEEKTKEGDKVAVVGVGNSVGISQ; from the coding sequence TTGCAACAAATTCCTGGATTAGGTGATTCATCCTTCTTAGGGCTCTTGATATTCTGGATCCCTTTCATTATAATCATGCTTTATGGACAACGCATACAGATGTGGATAACATTAGGTGAAATATCTCGATCTCTCAATAAACTAAAGCTGATGAAGGATAAGTCTAGAAAAGAGGCGATAGAATATGTAACGACAATATCCGAATCCAAGGAGAATTTAAGTGGGAAAATCGACCAATTCTTAGAATACTTCACCATCCAACCAATAAGTTTAGATCCTGCTGGAATTGTAAATAAATTAGAACATATAATAAATGTGAAAGATGATAGGATGAAGGCAGAGATCAAGCAGCTTGTCTCTACCGCTTCAGACGTTCAAACCAGTAATATAGCGAATGTTATCGAAGTGGCTTCGGCTTTGAACTATTTCTACAAAGCAGTTAGGCACTTCTACCTTCTAGGAAAGAAGACCATGAGCTATATATGGGTCGTACAGCTACAGATGATCTTGCCTACGATCCTCGAAGAGTCGAATGCTCTTATGAAAGCAATAAACGCTTTCAAAGAATCTCAACCTATAGGAGATGGAATAGGAGCTATGGCTGTAGGAAAGATGATGATTGAAAAGGAGAAGAAGACGATTGCTAAAGAGACAATTATGAGTGAATCAGATTACCAAGGTCGCCAACTTTACCTTATCAAAGCCCAAGGTCCTGGAGGAAACGTAGGACAACCAGGCGATGCTATAGCCCGAATGATCAATGAGATGGGTGTAAAGATAGATGCAATAATTATGATCGATGCAGCCCTAAAGTTAGAAGGAGAAAAGACAGGTGAGATAGCGGAAGGAGTCGGTGCAGCAATAGGTGGAATCGGTGTCGAGAGGTTCAAGATAGAAGAGGTAGCTTCAAAGTTCAAAATCCCGCTTTATGCCATTGTAATTAAACAATCTATTATAGACGCCATATCTGTAATGAAAAAGGAAATAGCTGAAACAACAGAAAAAGTCATTGAAATAATAAAAAGAACAATAGAAGAAAAGACCAAAGAAGGCGATAAAGTAGCGGTAGTAGGGGTTGGCAATTCGGTTGGCATTTCACAATAA
- a CDS encoding ferrous iron transport protein A — MSCLELKLRLSKVKPSQNSLIVDIKGSRDTGRRIMDMGIVKGSEIEVIRRAPFGNPLEFKIRDYNLTLRKMEAEDIYVSLKG, encoded by the coding sequence ATGAGTTGTCTTGAATTGAAATTACGTCTGAGTAAAGTGAAGCCAAGTCAAAATAGCCTCATAGTTGATATTAAAGGAAGCAGAGATACTGGACGCCGAATTATGGATATGGGAATTGTCAAAGGATCCGAGATAGAGGTAATCAGACGGGCCCCTTTCGGAAATCCTCTAGAGTTCAAAATTCGAGATTACAATTTAACCTTGAGAAAGATGGAAGCGGAGGACATATACGTTTCTTTGAAGGGATGA
- a CDS encoding CBS domain-containing protein, which produces MILDEIATGMFLGIIYGGMSSLVVMLISIAYRYFTEERFSSIMGIIIGLGVVGISGGLLAILEQPTVGGGVQILVASFIIAIGVTYGDKMAVQIKKYNISITKMLVRGRKSSNVIVKMPSEKLIRNIPGKPRVMDSLKKELSGKELIFPSDLPVEELAKRVRRQLITDWGLGDVEVELNEEGEVTYLAVGYRVQSISETIGVGYVALPIEYNVAPSGLAPRDIVRIHLEDGTYINRSEVKGIDRESRTITIMVDESLLEKFEGKKAKQIIALPTSRPVLLVKDIMTATVKTTSPDADVQSAVQLMKKFKIGSVVVVEEEKPIGIITDRDILERVLEPGLNAKTTKIEEIMSSPPISIGQSETLDKAVELMKSNKIKKLLVMDNEEMVGIVTARDFMRTGRIVQ; this is translated from the coding sequence ATGATTCTAGATGAGATAGCCACAGGAATGTTCTTAGGAATTATTTATGGAGGTATGTCCTCACTAGTGGTCATGCTCATCTCCATTGCTTATAGATACTTTACAGAAGAAAGGTTTTCATCGATAATGGGTATAATCATAGGGTTAGGAGTAGTTGGAATAAGTGGTGGTCTTCTAGCTATACTTGAACAACCTACAGTGGGTGGAGGAGTTCAGATATTGGTAGCAAGTTTTATCATCGCTATTGGAGTGACGTACGGAGATAAAATGGCGGTTCAGATTAAAAAATACAATATCTCCATTACCAAGATGTTGGTCAGGGGGAGAAAGAGTAGTAATGTCATAGTAAAGATGCCCAGCGAGAAGCTGATAAGGAACATACCTGGAAAGCCCCGTGTGATGGACAGCCTGAAGAAGGAGTTATCAGGTAAGGAATTAATATTTCCCTCCGATCTACCAGTAGAAGAACTTGCCAAGAGGGTAAGACGGCAATTGATAACTGATTGGGGGCTGGGTGATGTAGAAGTAGAGTTAAACGAAGAAGGTGAGGTGACCTATCTTGCAGTGGGTTATCGGGTGCAGAGCATCAGCGAGACTATCGGTGTCGGCTATGTGGCTTTACCCATAGAATATAATGTTGCTCCTTCAGGACTAGCGCCTAGAGATATAGTAAGAATCCATTTGGAAGATGGTACGTATATCAATCGTTCAGAAGTAAAAGGAATTGACAGAGAGAGTAGAACCATCACCATCATGGTTGATGAAAGTCTTTTAGAAAAATTTGAGGGTAAGAAAGCAAAGCAGATTATCGCTTTACCAACTTCTAGGCCGGTACTTCTGGTCAAAGATATAATGACTGCTACAGTAAAAACTACATCTCCTGATGCAGATGTTCAGAGCGCTGTACAATTGATGAAAAAATTCAAAATTGGATCAGTAGTAGTCGTTGAAGAGGAAAAACCAATAGGGATTATAACCGATAGGGATATTCTTGAGAGAGTTCTGGAACCAGGTTTAAATGCCAAAACGACAAAGATTGAAGAAATAATGTCTTCGCCTCCAATTTCCATCGGACAAAGTGAAACTCTAGATAAAGCGGTTGAGCTGATGAAGAGCAATAAAATTAAAAAATTGTTAGTAATGGACAATGAAGAAATGGTGGGCATAGTCACGGCAAGGGATTTTATGAGGACGGGCAGAATAGTTCAATGA
- a CDS encoding metal-dependent transcriptional regulator — translation MMEEPSKAEETYLERIYELTKDKGYTNVVDIATVLKVKPPSVTEMLQKLQKHKLVNYKRYRGVTLTQKGKVYAKKLEQRHETIRKFLEILGVDETIADVDACEIEHIIHHETIEKLIKFLKFIQESPRSPKWLEHFRYYEKTSKHRCQETE, via the coding sequence ATGATGGAAGAGCCAAGTAAGGCTGAAGAGACTTATCTTGAAAGAATCTATGAACTTACTAAGGATAAGGGTTATACAAATGTAGTAGATATTGCAACAGTGCTAAAAGTAAAACCTCCAAGCGTCACTGAAATGCTCCAAAAATTACAAAAACATAAACTTGTTAATTATAAGCGATATCGAGGGGTCACCTTAACTCAAAAAGGTAAAGTTTACGCTAAAAAACTAGAACAGCGTCACGAAACGATAAGAAAATTCTTAGAGATCTTGGGGGTAGATGAAACCATAGCTGATGTGGATGCTTGCGAAATAGAGCACATCATACATCATGAGACAATAGAGAAACTGATAAAATTTTTGAAGTTTATTCAAGAATCACCTAGAAGTCCAAAATGGCTTGAGCACTTCAGATATTATGAGAAAACAAGCAAACACAGATGCCAGGAAACAGAATAA
- a CDS encoding matrixin family metalloprotease, with amino-acid sequence MKPSNLLTKGRSLNIDKNCSFLSQVNLSDPQINFDQVLTEKASHIIIGDVKAIESRWNEDETLIYTYITISILDCLKESIENQEITIKKLGGEIGEIGLFVSNVPSLIEGEKVKLFLKRIGENEFTILGKSSLDSEASSGYSYSGIHWHSKDLPVEYYINESGTLDTNNEFIAVQSSFQKWEDDPGSFMDYTYIGTIDREGAVNDDYNVVSWGSIDGPGGAIAICTIWYDTSTKLISEFDLVFDDDEIWSTTGESDKYDVQNIGTHEAGHTLHLNDLYNLQYKEETMYGYTYPGETKKRSLNAGDIAGIRYIYGNIISTYKITTEPEGLEIKVDGEFYTSPNSFNWYRDSVHIIEAPSPQSEGEDIRYVYSSWDDGGAREHSITVGLLNTTIVANFNVQYSVEFNVMTIGPSLSNSTNYVTVSYLTNEESINTEIWDNSPATVWCDANSTANYSNPSSGSSSNHRWYSYNNTSITIGSPAEVNLIYYEQFLNSYIFKDDKDRTIVPKSFRIMGPNEEDLTFYDYSDLWLNFGIWTVEKILWEGVDVKPENNFSLNINSSKVWMINCAVYDFKIIVTDLFGLPISETKISIILPNGTTIMKQSDRDGSVSISQVAKGTYTASITHMGQNTTISGDVAQASLIPSQAKIYFSIPVIITLCVIFTAVIIMFIILRKRKKPLR; translated from the coding sequence ATGAAACCAAGTAATTTACTTACAAAAGGAAGATCGTTGAACATAGATAAGAATTGTTCTTTTTTATCCCAAGTGAATTTATCAGACCCTCAAATAAACTTTGATCAAGTACTGACAGAAAAAGCCAGTCATATAATAATCGGGGATGTGAAAGCTATCGAATCACGATGGAATGAAGATGAAACTTTGATCTACACTTACATTACTATATCGATATTAGATTGCCTAAAAGAATCCATTGAAAATCAGGAGATAACGATAAAAAAACTCGGAGGTGAAATTGGAGAGATCGGTCTATTTGTCTCGAACGTACCAAGTTTAATAGAAGGTGAAAAGGTAAAGTTATTTTTAAAGAGAATAGGAGAAAATGAGTTTACTATCCTAGGTAAAAGTTCACTTGATAGCGAGGCCTCATCGGGGTATAGCTACTCGGGAATCCATTGGCATTCGAAAGATTTACCCGTGGAATATTATATCAACGAATCTGGTACACTGGATACTAATAATGAGTTCATAGCAGTTCAATCATCGTTTCAGAAATGGGAAGACGATCCTGGTTCTTTCATGGATTACACATACATTGGGACAATAGATCGAGAAGGAGCAGTTAATGATGACTATAATGTGGTATCTTGGGGTTCTATTGACGGTCCTGGTGGAGCTATAGCGATATGTACGATTTGGTATGATACGAGCACTAAACTGATCTCCGAATTCGATCTGGTCTTTGATGATGATGAGATATGGTCGACGACAGGAGAAAGTGACAAGTACGATGTTCAAAATATAGGCACTCACGAAGCTGGACACACTTTACATTTAAACGATCTTTATAATCTACAATACAAAGAAGAGACGATGTACGGTTATACGTACCCAGGCGAAACGAAAAAAAGATCCCTCAACGCAGGAGATATAGCTGGAATTCGTTACATATATGGTAATATAATATCAACATATAAGATAACTACAGAGCCAGAAGGGCTTGAAATAAAAGTTGATGGAGAATTTTATACTTCTCCAAACTCCTTCAACTGGTATCGTGATTCTGTACATATTATCGAGGCTCCATCGCCACAGAGTGAAGGTGAAGATATAAGATATGTTTATTCAAGTTGGGATGATGGTGGTGCAAGAGAACATTCGATAACCGTGGGGTTATTGAATACAACGATCGTTGCTAACTTCAATGTTCAGTATAGTGTTGAATTCAATGTTATGACTATAGGCCCATCTCTAAGTAATTCAACAAATTACGTGACAGTATCTTACCTTACTAATGAAGAATCGATTAATACTGAAATTTGGGATAATTCTCCTGCTACTGTTTGGTGTGATGCAAACTCTACTGCAAATTACAGTAATCCTTCATCAGGATCTTCATCGAACCACAGATGGTATAGTTACAATAACACATCGATAACGATAGGCAGTCCTGCAGAAGTGAATTTAATTTATTATGAGCAATTTCTGAACTCATATATATTCAAAGACGATAAAGATAGAACGATTGTTCCAAAATCTTTTAGGATTATGGGCCCTAACGAAGAAGATCTCACTTTTTATGATTACTCAGATCTTTGGTTGAATTTTGGTATCTGGACTGTGGAGAAGATTTTATGGGAAGGGGTTGATGTCAAGCCAGAAAACAACTTTTCTCTCAACATAAATTCTTCAAAAGTATGGATGATAAACTGCGCAGTTTACGATTTCAAGATTATAGTGACAGATCTTTTTGGCTTGCCTATCTCAGAAACAAAGATATCTATCATATTACCTAATGGGACTACGATTATGAAGCAATCGGATAGAGATGGAAGTGTATCAATAAGCCAAGTCGCAAAAGGGACCTACACAGCTAGTATAACACATATGGGGCAAAATACTACTATATCAGGAGATGTAGCCCAAGCATCATTGATACCTTCTCAAGCTAAGATATACTTTAGTATACCAGTTATCATTACATTATGTGTTATTTTTACTGCAGTGATCATTATGTTTATCATTCTTAGGAAAAGGAAGAAGCCATTACGTTGA
- a CDS encoding ferrous iron transport protein A — MEIPLVMLPVGGKGMITRIRGGRGVIRRLSYMGFIPGVEIKVVYSHASHNPGRGGPLVVEVKDTRIALGRGVALKIMVQKVVN; from the coding sequence ATGGAGATACCTCTTGTTATGCTTCCTGTGGGAGGCAAAGGAATGATTACCAGAATTCGAGGTGGTAGAGGAGTGATTAGGAGATTGAGCTATATGGGATTTATTCCTGGTGTTGAAATAAAAGTTGTATACTCACATGCTTCTCATAATCCTGGACGGGGAGGGCCATTGGTCGTCGAAGTTAAGGACACTCGAATCGCTCTAGGAAGAGGAGTTGCCCTGAAGATCATGGTACAAAAGGTCGTAAATTAA
- a CDS encoding winged helix-turn-helix transcriptional regulator: protein MIKEILKIIYEKGHLSKREISNSIGIQESTLEDVLTLLSSKGYLKRIDSSEEMSECMRCSINKECMKKPSDGKIYNITEKGKNYLKN from the coding sequence TTGATTAAAGAGATTTTGAAAATAATCTACGAAAAAGGTCATTTAAGTAAGAGAGAGATTTCAAACAGTATCGGGATTCAAGAATCTACTTTGGAAGATGTTCTTACTCTACTTTCATCGAAAGGCTACCTGAAAAGGATAGATAGCAGTGAAGAAATGTCAGAGTGTATGAGATGTTCGATAAATAAAGAATGTATGAAAAAACCATCCGATGGTAAAATTTACAATATTACCGAAAAAGGAAAAAATTACTTGAAAAACTAG
- the feoB gene encoding ferrous iron transport protein B, with amino-acid sequence MRAREILGDDPELMLADKRYDLIRTMLKTTLVRGSKKWTLSDMLDKVFLHKVLGIPVFLALAWVMFRFTFDASAPFMEIISYFFSLLAKASLAIPNKFLASLVGDGIFGGLGFILTFIPLIFFLFFAIAILEDSGYLTRAAFIMDRIMFKLGLHGRSFIPMLLGFGCNVPAMMATRSIEGEKDRLITLLINPFMSCAARLPIYILIAGAFFGSMASTAIWSMYFLGILIAITLALLLRKTLLRGEPAPFIMELPLYKMPTFHGSVIHMWERGVHFLKKAGTYLLVGAIILWFLSSFPWGVAQESIELSYTGQIGHALEPIFRPLGFDWKIVSSLIFGIMAKEIVVESLGVIYAVEGEVAIAGALVADYTPLIGFTLMAFTLLYLPCLASVGTMKKETGSWKWTIFQVLMSLTLAYTVGLVITALGIALGYS; translated from the coding sequence TTGAGAGCAAGAGAAATCCTTGGGGATGACCCTGAACTCATGTTAGCAGATAAGAGGTACGATCTTATACGCACTATGCTTAAGACTACCTTGGTCAGAGGATCCAAAAAGTGGACCCTATCTGATATGCTGGACAAAGTTTTCCTTCATAAGGTTTTGGGCATACCAGTATTCCTAGCCTTGGCTTGGGTCATGTTCCGGTTCACTTTCGATGCTTCCGCACCGTTTATGGAGATAATCAGCTATTTTTTTAGCTTACTTGCCAAAGCATCATTGGCTATCCCTAACAAATTTCTTGCCTCCCTTGTAGGTGATGGCATCTTTGGTGGATTAGGTTTCATATTGACGTTCATACCTCTCATATTCTTCCTATTCTTTGCAATAGCTATATTGGAAGACAGTGGCTATCTAACTAGAGCAGCCTTCATAATGGATAGGATCATGTTTAAGTTGGGACTTCATGGGAGGTCTTTCATACCTATGCTACTAGGTTTTGGGTGCAATGTACCCGCCATGATGGCAACAAGAAGTATTGAAGGAGAAAAAGATAGACTCATCACACTATTGATCAATCCATTCATGTCTTGTGCTGCAAGACTCCCTATTTATATCCTCATAGCAGGAGCTTTTTTCGGCTCAATGGCGTCGACAGCTATATGGTCAATGTATTTTTTGGGCATCCTTATAGCCATAACATTGGCACTACTTTTAAGAAAGACATTATTGAGAGGAGAACCCGCTCCTTTTATCATGGAACTTCCTTTATACAAAATGCCTACATTCCATGGTTCTGTAATCCACATGTGGGAAAGAGGCGTTCACTTTCTTAAGAAGGCTGGTACATACCTCTTGGTGGGCGCGATCATACTATGGTTTCTATCAAGTTTTCCGTGGGGTGTAGCCCAAGAATCTATTGAACTTTCTTACACAGGACAAATAGGTCATGCTTTAGAACCAATTTTCAGACCCTTGGGGTTTGACTGGAAAATCGTCTCATCTTTAATTTTTGGTATTATGGCCAAGGAGATCGTTGTAGAGTCACTTGGAGTAATCTATGCAGTAGAAGGTGAAGTAGCAATTGCAGGGGCTCTAGTTGCGGATTACACCCCTCTTATCGGTTTCACTTTGATGGCTTTCACCCTATTGTATCTACCTTGCCTTGCATCTGTTGGAACAATGAAAAAGGAAACAGGATCTTGGAAATGGACTATCTTTCAAGTACTCATGTCACTCACCTTGGCTTATACAGTTGGACTAGTTATCACTGCATTAGGGATTGCTTTAGGATACTCATAG
- a CDS encoding PAC2 family protein, whose translation MDEIEIREFKKLNLSDATVIDGLPSIGLVNTIAANYLVASLNLDQIAALESPHFPALSMVYAYKPKFPARIYASEKFKIAVFLSEFRILPKLYRPLANVLFNWTKEQNCSLIISPVEWSIETFPVNKEKPVVTCVGSTDRARERLTLKEIKQLEFGAIPGISGLLLNEGRWSNFDVISLMVPVHPKMPDVQAAVKAVEVIDKLIPEIEIDIASLYQEAEKIEDKLITLHKQAKPGATEPPGVYS comes from the coding sequence TTGGATGAGATAGAAATCAGGGAATTTAAAAAATTGAATTTGAGTGATGCTACTGTAATAGATGGTTTACCCAGCATCGGTTTAGTAAATACAATCGCTGCCAATTATCTTGTAGCATCACTCAATCTTGACCAGATTGCAGCGTTAGAATCCCCTCACTTCCCAGCTTTATCCATGGTATATGCTTATAAACCCAAGTTCCCCGCGAGAATCTATGCTAGTGAAAAATTCAAGATAGCAGTCTTTTTATCAGAATTCAGGATTTTGCCAAAACTTTACAGACCTCTTGCAAATGTGTTATTCAATTGGACGAAAGAACAGAATTGCTCGCTCATAATCTCACCTGTAGAATGGTCGATAGAGACCTTTCCAGTAAACAAAGAAAAGCCTGTTGTGACTTGTGTGGGGAGTACAGATAGAGCGAGAGAGAGGCTTACCTTAAAAGAAATAAAGCAATTAGAATTTGGGGCGATACCTGGTATATCGGGTCTTCTCCTTAATGAGGGTAGATGGAGTAATTTTGACGTAATTAGCCTCATGGTTCCTGTCCATCCAAAAATGCCTGATGTACAAGCAGCTGTAAAAGCTGTTGAAGTGATAGATAAGTTAATTCCAGAAATTGAGATTGATATAGCTTCTCTTTATCAAGAGGCTGAGAAGATAGAGGATAAGCTGATAACTCTTCATAAGCAAGCCAAACCAGGAGCGACTGAACCTCCAGGAGTTTATAGTTAA
- a CDS encoding 4-vinyl reductase has protein sequence MNLKVDRFYTGHEIFDEIVTINYGSSILVLDESYMEAKNLLNAILKKPIEFVSYDVETSRGQIVSVSELSPSDASVTINRLRDESKGSVIIHNYLPDFLIKYGSEAILRLIGVWREQTLNNKTVEFYLLPKGTFSDLEKKLISIVNGVIEVNVKRSEKEFDLSFIVKRICKPEWHLREFRYKHDGLKVLIEWEGEFTDKLPRITLDEIKNRVESYKKELPSLRVKVGTGVPVSLSNRDYWLLSQIKGKSLYFLQTLFYDRFDEILESIAKWHIMGNIQVVKCDKNIEQEDKFEKDISWKTKLALKLPLKLALYLLRSPEFRTVPVDVFVADKKAIYEFLKIFFGDRTELNLESLDSLLYMEEKFHEITGRLKAIKDMKYLENENIRLNIKYLPKIIKMVLHVGFKLDCDINKVSATTFQIKVDKCFFCEGIKSVKPICKAIVGGLTGACSLTFKRKINCKEIKCKALGNNCCEFELTVKN, from the coding sequence ATGAATTTAAAAGTGGACAGATTCTACACAGGGCATGAAATTTTCGATGAAATAGTCACAATAAATTATGGCTCATCAATCCTTGTACTCGATGAAAGTTATATGGAAGCTAAAAATCTGTTAAATGCTATACTCAAAAAACCCATTGAATTTGTATCCTATGATGTTGAAACATCCAGAGGTCAGATTGTTTCTGTAAGTGAATTATCTCCTTCTGATGCTAGTGTAACAATAAATAGATTAAGGGACGAGTCAAAAGGTTCTGTAATAATCCATAATTATCTCCCAGACTTTTTAATAAAGTATGGCTCAGAAGCAATTTTACGCCTTATCGGAGTTTGGCGTGAACAAACTTTGAATAATAAAACAGTTGAATTTTATCTTTTACCAAAAGGCACTTTCAGCGATCTAGAGAAAAAGTTAATATCTATTGTAAATGGTGTGATAGAAGTAAATGTAAAACGTTCTGAGAAAGAGTTTGATTTAAGTTTTATAGTAAAGCGCATTTGCAAACCAGAATGGCACCTCCGTGAATTTAGATATAAACACGATGGGCTTAAAGTCCTTATAGAGTGGGAAGGGGAGTTCACCGATAAACTTCCTAGAATAACATTAGATGAGATAAAGAATAGAGTCGAAAGCTATAAAAAAGAGCTCCCATCTTTACGGGTAAAAGTCGGTACCGGCGTACCTGTAAGTCTATCAAACCGTGATTATTGGCTACTATCCCAGATAAAGGGAAAAAGTCTGTATTTTCTCCAAACCCTCTTTTATGATAGGTTTGATGAAATTTTGGAGAGTATTGCAAAATGGCACATAATGGGCAATATACAAGTCGTTAAATGCGATAAAAATATTGAACAAGAAGATAAATTTGAAAAAGATATAAGTTGGAAAACAAAGCTTGCTTTAAAGCTTCCTTTGAAATTGGCACTATACTTACTAAGGTCTCCAGAATTCCGTACTGTTCCAGTAGATGTATTTGTTGCAGATAAGAAAGCCATTTATGAGTTTTTAAAGATTTTCTTCGGAGATAGAACAGAGCTTAACTTAGAATCTTTGGACAGTTTACTCTATATGGAGGAAAAATTTCATGAAATTACAGGCAGATTGAAAGCTATCAAGGATATGAAATATCTTGAGAATGAGAATATTCGTTTAAATATAAAATATCTTCCAAAAATCATTAAGATGGTTTTACATGTTGGTTTTAAATTGGATTGCGACATCAATAAAGTTTCAGCAACTACTTTTCAGATAAAAGTAGATAAATGCTTTTTCTGCGAAGGTATAAAATCAGTTAAACCAATTTGTAAGGCGATAGTTGGAGGTCTTACAGGAGCTTGCTCACTTACATTTAAACGCAAAATAAATTGTAAAGAAATCAAATGTAAAGCTTTAGGTAATAATTGTTGTGAATTTGAACTAACAGTTAAAAATTAG